The Nostoc sp. 'Peltigera membranacea cyanobiont' N6 region AAGCAATATTCTGATAAGTAACTTGGCAACTGAAAAAATTTAAGTTATAGAGAAATCACAAATCACCCCAATCAAAATTCAGGAAGCGTCAAGCATTCAGCAAGGTATATTTTTCAGTGTGTTTGATATCGCGGTGTCCGATATCATTTTTCGGATATCATCTAAAGGTGATTCAGGTTCATCAGGTTCATCAGGGCAAAATTCTAAATAAACTTTATCTAGGTTATCGTTGATAATTGATTTACTGACTTGAATTTTTAGCTTTCCTTTCTGCCAACCTTTTCCACCAATTCTAAGAATCTGGCAACTTTTGATAAAGTGAAATTGAATTTCACTTACTTTGATACTTTCTTGACCAATAGAGGCTTTAGAGAATGAATTAATAACTGAATATTGTCCATTATGAGTTTTTTGATATAATTTATTATTCATATCCGTCGCAAGTAATTCTTTTAATCTACTGATTTTAAACGTATCTTTTTCAAAAAGAATGACATCATCATCACAGGTCAAAGGTGTAAAGTTATTATTCATATTTAATATTTATTAGTTATAGCTAACTTGAGAAATATCAGTCTTGTTTGACAAGGAATCTAAATTTTAGTATTCCCTATACAAGTCCAAAAACTATAAATTCCTAAGAGGCAAATTAAAAATATTGAGGGTATGAATAGGGTATAGAGATGTTGCTTAAATCCCCTTAGCCACAGAGCGCTCGCGCTTTAGCCCTGCAATGTCTTGGGGTCGCTATAAGCAAAGATCGTTACAAATCTCCCCAATCAAAATTCAGGAAGCGTCGGGCGTTCAGCTTTGTATATTTCTCCGTGTGTTTGATATCACGGTGTCCCAGGAAGTCTTGAATTTCTCTGGTGTTATAACCCTGATTCACCAGATAGTAACCGCAAGCATGGCGCATCATGTGACAGTGAACTTTGATATCAAGCCCAGCCTGCGCTGCCAGTCGCCCAAGCAGCTTTCGCACCGCATCAGTAGACATCACCTCACCACGCTCAGAAACGAAAATATATTTGCTATCGGGCAACATCTCTCTGAGTTCTTTGAGCAATTCCAGTTCATCGTCTCTCAAGGGATGCACCCCAGAATCACTGCCCTTTTCCCTGGTGATGAAAATCTGACGTTCGGCCCACATCAGTGCATCCCAGCGCAAACCGCATTTAGCCCCTACAGCTTCCCCTACCCGTAAGCCGTGGCGAAACATCATCAGCATCAGTGTATAATCACGGTGGGAGTAACGAGCTTTGCGCTCAAGTGCGGCATCGAGTAGAGATCGCACCTCACTTGGTGTAAGGTATTCCCTAGACCTGTAATGCTTGTTAGGTAGACGAGTTGGGGGTGGCAACCTCATTTATTCTCGCTTGTAGTGTCCGGTTTACGCGGGGTATTATGGACAGTCTACACCGCTACGATCCCTATTCTTTCGTTAAAAGACAAGCCACTTAAGAGTTATTGCGAATGACTATCAATTAATCAATACGTCCGATCTAACTTCCGATGTTAATCGGGGCTTCGTACTGGAAATTAAACTTTTAGGATTTATACCATTGAACTTTGTCTGAGAGAAATGTTCTTAAGAGCAATAGAGGTGTTGAGTTAGATCGAGGGAGAGTATTATCTACCGCTCGACCTAACTCAACACCTACTTTTGTAGGTAGGTTATGATTAACCGCGCCTCCATTAGGTTTTTTCCCTGTCCAATATCAGATAAAAATTTTGCCAGTTTTGTTCTCCACTCCTGTGAAATTCCTCGCCCTTGAACCAATATCACCGATTGAGAATCTTTTTTCCGACCTAACATTTCCTGTAAAAATTTTGACATATTTATTTCAAACTTTGAATTTTCTCGCCCTTCAACCAATATCACCAATGTTATTTCTTCTTTCAGATCCCCTGTCATAAGGAGCCATTTTACCAGTTTCGGTACTGAGTTTTGTGAAGTTTCTTGCAGTTGTAACATTGCTTCTGCAATTAATTTTTTATTCTGTTTTAGTGTCGTCTCTATAATCTTATTAGGCTGATACGATTTATCCAATTGATACAAAGTTTCCAATTGAGAGCGAAACTGCTCACTTGCTATTTGCCCTACTTGTTGGACAGACAAAATAGGCAAACTAGCTCCAGTATAATTTTCTGGTCTTTGGGAAATGATAGCATCAAGTTTATTTTTAACTGCACACATTACCTCTATTGCAGACTCAGGATCATCTAAAAGAGGTAAGTTCATTGGATCTCCCATATCCTGCTCAATACGGATAATGCAGCCTTTCAGTTGTTTCATTAGGAATGAAGCAATCTCGCTACCACAAATATGTTGAATTTTTTTAATACAGATATCTGTTAAGTACAATTCAACTTGTTGACATTCAAATAGGAGCAACAGTTCATCAGCAGCTGAAAAGTAGTCCTCTCTTCTCTTTAAGAAGAACTCTAATATTAAATCACTGTCAGCCAATACTTTCATCTAAACTGGCCTCCAATTATTTGTGCTGCTCTTGAGAGGATCTTCCAGGAGGTATTACCGCTTTTCGCTTTGAGGTTAACCATGTCTCGCGCAATTCACGTAGCTGCTCTATAGAGAAATCAACTGTTTTTGTTGGTTCCTCAGCTTCAGAATCTGGAACGTACTCAATCAAATCTCTAAGTTCACACCCCAACACTTCACAGAGTTTTAAGAATTTTTCAATGTGGTCTACTCCTGATTTTCCAGCTTCCCAGTTCTGTATGGTATTTGTACTTACCCCAATGAATACACCAAGTTGGGTTTGAGTCAGTCCTAACTTTTCCCGAAAGTCTGCAATTTTTGAAATTACTTTCTGTTTAGTCATAGATTATCACCATAACTTAAGCATAATATTTTCAACCTATACATTATACCAATAAACTAGCTACTTTATCTATAGAGTAACTATACCATAATATAACACACAATTTTCTGTGTGTTATATTATGGTATAGGTAATTTACCTAAAAATGTATGGTTTTTGTGGCATGTATAGCGAGAGTGTCACTAGAGACAAGATCAGCAACACTTGATTTTCCCCGTATAAGGAGATACATGACGATTCAAAACTACGCTTTGGGCATTGTGACTTTAGCTTTAGTAGCCTGTATTGCTATTCCTGAGACTAGACACGAGTCTGGTCATATTGTACCTGTAGCGATAAACGCCATTGCATTTTTAGCCACTAAGCAAGGCAATGAGCGTGATACAGACAATAAAAAACGCCTCAGATAGGTTCTGTGACGTTTTTTGTAGATGAATGTAACTAGTACTAGACCCCGCGCCAACGGGGTTTTTATTTTTGGATGCTATCACAATTGTGATATTACAGGCGACAGCTTCCGAAGGAGTTAGCGACACCACAATATTTTCTGTCAATTTGACCGCGTAACTGCCCCAAAAGCTTAAGTCGTAGGATCTTTGAACTTGAATCTGATACCTTCGCCTAATATCCAAGTCAAAACCCAGCCTTGCCCACCATCAACTAAATAAACTTTTTACCGAAAGTCTACCGCGATTGGGCAACCGTCTGCTAAGGTCATTACCAATTGAGTGATAGGCAATTTTTGGCATAAAATAGGGGAGCTGACCTCTACCGAGGTTAGCTCCCCAAAGCTAAGACAGCTTACTTCTTCTTCTTAGGTTTAGGTGCCCGCTGTGAGAGAGCGGAACCCGCGACGGACTTGCTATCTTTGCTAGTCCTGCGATCACGAAGTATTTTTGAGGCTGTTTTAGCCACTTCAGCGCTTGTTTTGCGTTGTGGCATATTATTTACCTTTTTTATTGACACCTACATCTCGACCAGAACCTACTGCTTAAGCAGTGTGGTAGATGCGGGGGAAGGATTGACCCTCTGTTTGTAAGTTAACACTACAGAGAATTCAAAAAGTAAGCATTTTTACTGAAAAATTTTCAGTAGTAAAAAGACGTAATTACAGATGCTGGGTAAGAAAATTAACGCTACAGTTAAGTGTATATTGATGAGCAGTTTGTAATGCCAAACACAAATGAGAAGGACTATCACACTGAGGCTGTGACATCGCTATGGAAAGCAGCGGCAGAAGCAGCTAAGTATGTAGAAAAAGTTATTACCTCAGAAGATTATGTAGTTGATAAATCAAAGTTAGAAGCGGCTACCAAACTTTTGGAAATTGCCTTTAAGCCCAAAGGAACACCATAAATCTCCGTTCTTAAAATAAAGTTACAGCGGCTTGATTTCATCATGTGGCGCATCCAAGAGCAGGTCAACTTCCAGATAGACGCGGTGTTGCAGCGATTCACCCCGGTTTTTTATAAGGCGAACTTTTCTCAATGATGGTTGCCAGACCGCGCTCTTGCATCTTTTCTACAAACGGTGGCAGCGTTGCGCGTTGCAGGTACAGGAACAAGGAACAGGAACGCATGGATATTGTGGGGTTAGACTTTTGTTGTCCTGAGTGTGATTCCAATGAATGGTATTGCATTGACGATGATTACAAGCTTTACGGTTGTGCATTTTGCTATCACGTTCTCACGTATTATTACGATAAACAGAAACGGGAACAGGAACAGTTACAGGCATTGGTGGAACAGGAACGGGAGGAATGGGAACGGTATTGAGTTTGTAGCGTACAGCATTCGCGGATACGGCAAGCACTAAACAGGCAGACACCGAACAAGGTGCGGTCGCGGTCATTGTCTAAGCCATGACTGAAAATTAGCTGTATCTCTTGTTGAGTGAGAACCTTGGCGCGTCCATGCCGATTGATTTTCATTGCCAGACTGTAGATCCTGCGATCCACAGACTACAACGATTTGACACCTGATTAGTCAAGGTTGAGCGATAAGCTAATCGTCATTCATTTTTTCAGACTGATTCGCTTGTAGTAAGGGCTTCAGCCCTGGTTTTATGCAACTTCAATGCTCATTAGCTTATCTATATAATCAATAGTTAATTTTAATGTTAGAGATTTATAGTTTTTGAGATTTTACGGGGAATACTAAATTTTAGATTCTTGGTCAGACCCGACTGAGATTCCTTAAGTTGGCTATCACTTTAATAATATTATGG contains the following coding sequences:
- a CDS encoding helix-turn-helix transcriptional regulator; the encoded protein is MTKQKVISKIADFREKLGLTQTQLGVFIGVSTNTIQNWEAGKSGVDHIEKFLKLCEVLGCELRDLIEYVPDSEAEEPTKTVDFSIEQLRELRETWLTSKRKAVIPPGRSSQEQHK
- a CDS encoding tyrosine-type recombinase/integrase; its protein translation is MRLPPPTRLPNKHYRSREYLTPSEVRSLLDAALERKARYSHRDYTLMLMMFRHGLRVGEAVGAKCGLRWDALMWAERQIFITREKGSDSGVHPLRDDELELLKELREMLPDSKYIFVSERGEVMSTDAVRKLLGRLAAQAGLDIKVHCHMMRHACGYYLVNQGYNTREIQDFLGHRDIKHTEKYTKLNARRFLNFDWGDL
- a CDS encoding KGK domain-containing protein, which produces MNNNFTPLTCDDDVILFEKDTFKISRLKELLATDMNNKLYQKTHNGQYSVINSFSKASIGQESIKVSEIQFHFIKSCQILRIGGKGWQKGKLKIQVSKSIINDNLDKVYLEFCPDEPDEPESPLDDIRKMISDTAISNTLKNIPC
- a CDS encoding PIN domain-containing protein — protein: MKVLADSDLILEFFLKRREDYFSAADELLLLFECQQVELYLTDICIKKIQHICGSEIASFLMKQLKGCIIRIEQDMGDPMNLPLLDDPESAIEVMCAVKNKLDAIISQRPENYTGASLPILSVQQVGQIASEQFRSQLETLYQLDKSYQPNKIIETTLKQNKKLIAEAMLQLQETSQNSVPKLVKWLLMTGDLKEEITLVILVEGRENSKFEINMSKFLQEMLGRKKDSQSVILVQGRGISQEWRTKLAKFLSDIGQGKNLMEARLIITYLQK